Proteins encoded by one window of Nitrososphaerales archaeon:
- the hypF gene encoding carbamoyltransferase HypF, whose protein sequence is MTCLHIVVEGVVQGVGFRPFIYRIATSLKLKGYVKNLGNGTVEIFVDGDDKALSLFLDDLQHKKPPLAKIYRMQVEKVNTPVRFEGFTILESSKNGSEGSSIIPADVSICDRCLDELYNPSNRRYRYFFITCTDCGPRFTIIKDMPYDRYNTTMHSFTMCDECRAEYTNPLDRRFHAQTVACNKCGPRVYLVSRDGEYLECKDPIVEAARLIDEGYIVAIKGNGGFHLASATTNSEPIRRLRRSKHRAQKPFAIMARDLATVKGFAIVTKKEEELLTSPIRPIVLLKKSDNYYLSDEIAPGLHNIGTMLPYTGLHSLLLSSTKEPALVMTSANPSGEPIIIDNEEAIKRLSNDVDYFLMHDREIAQRCDDSVVKVIGGQQSLLRRSRGYVPEPIEMGFKPKYSVLGLGAELNVASCINVEHRAYLTQHIGDVEHYNTYLFLKNAVKHLSRLLKADISKIACDLHPNYLTTKLAKEMVEEKGLQLVRVQHHHAHIASVMAEHGLDEAIGISVDGAGYGPDGTVWGGEIIYCGHGGFRRIGHLQTHPMPGGDLATKYPVRMAAAILSHSNIHEEWLKSVAHRLPYGYREVEVILKMLKTHHNPLTSSCGRVLDSVSAILGICFERTYEGEPAMKLEAAAYGGKDVLGLKPQIEGNVIKTSPLVEMVFEYLGKYRVKDLAYSAQEYIARGLAELAVDVADTMDVKCVALSGGVAYNEHITSTIGRIVEDAKLNFYTNTLVPCGDGGISLGQVFIACHTP, encoded by the coding sequence GTGACGTGTTTACACATAGTAGTCGAAGGTGTGGTTCAAGGTGTAGGCTTTCGTCCCTTCATCTATAGGATAGCCACCAGTCTAAAACTTAAGGGTTATGTAAAGAATCTCGGTAACGGTACGGTTGAGATATTCGTCGATGGCGATGATAAAGCTTTAAGTTTATTTTTAGACGATCTTCAGCATAAGAAGCCACCACTAGCTAAGATATACAGAATGCAGGTTGAGAAGGTGAACACACCTGTTCGATTCGAAGGCTTCACCATACTCGAAAGCTCCAAGAACGGTAGTGAAGGTAGCTCTATAATACCTGCAGATGTATCCATATGTGACAGATGCTTAGATGAGCTCTATAACCCGAGTAATAGAAGGTATAGATACTTCTTTATAACCTGTACAGATTGTGGACCGAGGTTCACGATAATAAAGGATATGCCTTACGATAGGTATAACACGACGATGCACTCATTCACTATGTGTGATGAGTGCAGAGCTGAATATACGAACCCTCTCGATAGGCGCTTTCATGCCCAGACGGTGGCATGTAACAAATGTGGACCAAGAGTCTATTTAGTGAGTAGAGATGGTGAGTATTTAGAATGTAAAGACCCCATCGTCGAGGCTGCACGCCTTATAGATGAAGGCTATATCGTTGCGATCAAGGGCAATGGAGGTTTTCATCTGGCATCTGCAACGACAAACTCCGAGCCCATCAGAAGGCTCAGAAGGAGCAAGCATAGGGCACAGAAGCCATTCGCCATAATGGCTAGAGATTTAGCAACGGTGAAGGGCTTCGCCATAGTGACGAAGAAAGAAGAAGAGTTATTGACCTCGCCGATCAGACCGATCGTGCTCCTTAAGAAGAGTGATAATTACTACCTATCGGATGAGATAGCACCGGGCCTTCACAACATAGGTACGATGCTACCATACACAGGATTACATTCTCTGCTATTGAGCTCGACGAAGGAGCCCGCGTTGGTCATGACGAGTGCGAATCCATCGGGCGAGCCGATAATAATAGATAATGAAGAGGCAATTAAGAGGCTTTCAAATGATGTGGATTACTTCCTCATGCACGATAGGGAGATAGCGCAGAGGTGTGACGACTCTGTTGTGAAGGTCATAGGAGGGCAGCAATCTCTGTTAAGAAGGTCGAGAGGGTACGTTCCGGAGCCCATCGAAATGGGCTTTAAACCGAAGTATTCGGTATTGGGTTTAGGTGCTGAACTTAATGTAGCATCGTGTATAAATGTAGAGCATAGGGCGTATTTGACACAGCATATAGGCGATGTGGAGCATTACAATACCTACCTCTTTCTAAAGAATGCGGTGAAGCACCTCTCAAGACTCCTCAAAGCGGATATCTCAAAGATAGCCTGTGATCTACATCCAAACTATCTAACTACGAAGCTCGCAAAAGAGATGGTTGAAGAAAAGGGGTTGCAGCTCGTAAGAGTTCAGCACCACCATGCCCATATAGCATCGGTCATGGCGGAGCATGGTCTGGATGAAGCCATAGGGATATCTGTGGATGGGGCGGGTTATGGACCCGATGGAACGGTATGGGGGGGTGAAATCATCTACTGCGGGCACGGAGGGTTTAGGCGTATCGGGCACCTCCAAACCCATCCCATGCCCGGGGGCGATCTGGCTACGAAGTATCCAGTAAGGATGGCGGCAGCGATACTCTCACATTCGAATATTCACGAAGAATGGCTCAAATCGGTAGCGCATAGACTTCCTTATGGTTATAGAGAGGTTGAGGTCATACTTAAGATGCTCAAAACTCACCATAATCCTTTGACATCGAGTTGTGGCAGGGTTCTGGATAGCGTATCGGCGATACTCGGCATATGCTTCGAAAGGACTTACGAAGGCGAACCAGCCATGAAGCTCGAGGCAGCCGCCTATGGTGGTAAAGATGTCCTTGGGCTTAAACCACAGATCGAAGGTAATGTAATAAAGACATCCCCTCTTGTAGAGATGGTATTCGAATATTTGGGCAAATATAGAGTCAAAGATCTGGCATATTCGGCACAAGAATATATCGCTAGAGGTTTGGCCGAGCTCGCGGTGGATGTAGCTGATACCATGGATGTAAAGTGCGTAGCCCTTTCAGGAGGTGTAGCATATAACGAGCATATAACGAGTACCATTGGGAGGATCGTCGAGGATGCGAAGTTAAACTTTTATACGAATACGTTAGTTCCATGTGGAGATGGGGGCATATCGCTGGGCCAAGTGTTTATAGCCTGTCATACACCATGA
- a CDS encoding HypC/HybG/HupF family hydrogenase formation chaperone: MCLAVPGKVLSKDGIHAKVDFGGGVVRDVNISLVEVDVGQYVVVHAGFAIQVMSEEEAKKTLDLWRQILEEVRY, translated from the coding sequence TTGTGCTTAGCCGTACCCGGTAAAGTCCTGAGCAAAGATGGCATACATGCCAAGGTCGATTTTGGTGGTGGTGTGGTGAGGGACGTGAATATCTCATTGGTTGAAGTCGATGTGGGGCAGTATGTAGTGGTCCATGCGGGCTTCGCCATACAGGTGATGAGCGAGGAGGAGGCGAAGAAGACGTTAGATCTCTGGAGGCAGATACTCGAGGAGGTTCGATACTGA
- the hypD gene encoding hydrogenase formation protein HypD yields MKFTDSRIADLIVSRIREMGLNLRVMHVCGTHQDTIVKNGLDVLFARCNVEMRQGPGCPVCVTPPKEFEEAKLLAKKGCILTVFGDVVRVPIEGGSLADLRGEGCDVRVVYSVEDAVKVAKSTNKNVVFMAIGFETTAPSTASVLINEPPENFYVLSCHRYVPPALDALLSMGELKLDGLIDPGHVSTIIGLKPYEVLTAKYRIPQVIAGFEPLDLLMAVFMIARQLSNGEAKVENEYTRLVRYEGNQKALSIMNSAFEPCDVAWRGFGVIKNSGMKIKKEFQGHDARLAFEDELKVIRDKEFKEPVGCRCSEVIRGLIYPQECPLFGKVCTPNRPIGPCMVSIEGSCNIEYKYGRLSLRFNRS; encoded by the coding sequence TTGAAATTCACAGATTCAAGGATTGCAGATCTGATCGTAAGTAGGATCAGAGAGATGGGTTTGAACCTTAGAGTTATGCACGTATGTGGCACACATCAGGATACGATAGTCAAGAATGGCCTCGATGTACTCTTCGCCCGTTGCAATGTTGAGATGAGGCAAGGTCCCGGATGTCCCGTATGTGTTACACCACCGAAGGAGTTTGAAGAAGCTAAACTCTTAGCGAAGAAAGGTTGTATACTGACCGTATTCGGCGATGTGGTAAGGGTTCCGATCGAGGGTGGTTCGTTGGCAGATCTTAGGGGCGAGGGTTGTGATGTGAGGGTGGTTTATAGCGTAGAGGATGCCGTAAAGGTCGCTAAAAGTACGAATAAGAATGTCGTATTTATGGCCATAGGTTTCGAGACAACAGCACCCAGTACAGCATCAGTGCTGATAAATGAACCCCCAGAGAATTTTTACGTGCTTTCATGCCACAGGTATGTTCCTCCAGCCTTGGATGCACTCTTAAGTATGGGTGAATTAAAGCTCGATGGTCTGATCGATCCCGGACATGTGAGTACGATAATCGGCCTGAAGCCTTACGAAGTGTTGACCGCTAAGTATCGTATACCACAGGTCATAGCGGGGTTCGAGCCACTGGATCTCCTCATGGCCGTCTTTATGATAGCGAGGCAGCTGAGTAATGGTGAGGCCAAGGTTGAGAATGAATATACTCGCCTGGTCAGATATGAGGGGAATCAGAAAGCGCTAAGTATTATGAATAGCGCCTTTGAACCTTGTGATGTGGCATGGAGGGGCTTCGGTGTGATAAAAAATTCTGGGATGAAGATCAAAAAGGAGTTTCAAGGGCATGATGCAAGATTGGCCTTCGAGGATGAGCTCAAGGTTATTAGAGATAAGGAGTTCAAGGAGCCGGTTGGATGTAGATGTAGCGAAGTGATACGTGGACTCATCTATCCGCAAGAATGTCCGCTCTTCGGCAAAGTCTGCACACCGAATAGACCGATCGGCCCCTGCATGGTCTCTATAGAAGGCTCCTGTAATATCGAGTATAAGTACGGTAGATTAAGTCTGCGCTTTAACAGATCCTAG
- the hypE gene encoding hydrogenase expression/formation protein HypE — protein sequence MSDRITMAHGAGGSVMQSLIKQVILRLLGGSGAEVPLEALDDAAVVDGIVLKTDSHTVKPLFFPGGDIGRLAVSGTINDICMLGAEPIALASGFILEEGFPLSDFIKIVESMRDTCREAGVYIITGDTKVVEKGALDRCVINTSGIGRRSELLDRNIDVVRRYRPFNSRWLLDSNLRSGDKIILSGAIGDHGIAVLSSREGYGFESKVLSDVKPLNKVVKKILEVGGLVALKDPTRGGLANALNEWCEKSKVGILIEEDKVPIHDGVRAACEMLGIDPYEIGNEGKMIIGVVKEKADEVLAALRETEEGKEAEIIGEATDEFSEVVLRTRVGGMRIIPPPIGDPVPRIC from the coding sequence TTGTCCGATAGAATTACGATGGCCCATGGTGCTGGAGGCTCCGTAATGCAAAGTCTGATCAAACAGGTGATTCTTCGCCTTTTGGGTGGTAGTGGTGCCGAAGTACCCCTTGAAGCGCTCGATGATGCGGCCGTAGTCGATGGTATAGTCTTAAAGACCGATTCGCACACGGTCAAACCACTCTTCTTCCCCGGTGGTGATATCGGTAGGCTTGCGGTCTCTGGGACGATCAACGATATATGTATGCTCGGGGCTGAACCGATCGCTTTGGCATCGGGCTTTATACTCGAAGAGGGCTTCCCGTTGAGCGATTTTATAAAGATCGTCGAGAGTATGAGGGATACTTGTAGAGAGGCTGGTGTGTACATTATAACGGGTGACACGAAGGTCGTTGAGAAGGGTGCATTGGATAGGTGTGTGATAAATACATCGGGTATAGGGAGGAGGAGTGAGCTACTGGATAGGAATATAGATGTTGTAAGGCGCTATAGACCATTCAACTCACGCTGGCTCCTCGATTCGAATTTAAGGAGTGGTGATAAGATCATACTCTCTGGCGCTATAGGTGACCATGGTATAGCGGTACTCTCAAGTCGTGAGGGTTACGGTTTTGAAAGTAAGGTTTTATCCGATGTTAAACCTTTGAATAAAGTGGTTAAGAAGATCCTCGAAGTTGGTGGGTTGGTAGCGCTGAAGGATCCTACCCGTGGAGGTCTCGCTAATGCTTTGAATGAATGGTGTGAAAAGTCTAAAGTTGGTATACTTATCGAAGAGGATAAGGTACCTATCCACGATGGTGTGAGGGCTGCATGTGAGATGCTCGGAATAGATCCCTATGAAATTGGTAATGAAGGTAAGATGATAATCGGTGTAGTTAAAGAGAAGGCCGATGAGGTTTTGGCTGCTCTACGTGAAACGGAAGAGGGAAAGGAGGCTGAAATCATAGGTGAAGCTACCGATGAATTTAGCGAAGTAGTACTAAGGACGAGGGTGGGAGGGATGAGAATCATCCCTCCACCAATAGGAGATCCAGTACCTAGGATCTGTTAA
- a CDS encoding hydrogenase maturation protease, with the protein MKRVVIIGVGNLLMGDEGVGVYIANRLRNLQMPEGVEVHECGTGGLRILEALEGAERAIIIDAVRVGGEPGTIYRFPLSEVMDEERGFRMVSSHDLDLITSIRIGELVGIYKLPRDILVIGVEPEVLEVSAKLSPKVERAVEKVIELILKEIEDTEREVQKCKR; encoded by the coding sequence TTGAAGCGCGTAGTGATAATCGGTGTAGGAAACCTGCTGATGGGGGATGAGGGTGTAGGGGTTTATATAGCGAATAGGCTCCGTAACCTTCAGATGCCAGAAGGTGTGGAGGTTCACGAATGTGGTACCGGGGGTTTAAGGATACTTGAAGCTCTGGAAGGTGCTGAAAGGGCGATCATCATCGATGCGGTCAGGGTTGGAGGGGAGCCCGGCACGATCTACAGATTCCCTTTGAGTGAGGTCATGGATGAAGAAAGAGGATTTAGAATGGTATCTTCACACGACCTCGACCTGATCACTTCGATCAGAATAGGTGAGCTCGTAGGAATCTATAAACTCCCAAGAGATATATTGGTCATAGGGGTGGAGCCGGAGGTTTTAGAAGTAAGTGCAAAGTTATCACCCAAGGTCGAAAGGGCTGTGGAGAAGGTTATAGAGTTAATCTTAAAGGAGATCGAAGATACCGAAAGAGAGGTTCAGAAATGTAAACGGTAG